From the Pseudomonas lalucatii genome, the window TGCTGAGCGTCGGCGAAGGCTTCCAGGTCGCCTCCGGCGACTGGCTGCAACTGGCCGGCGCCTGCGTCTGGGGTGTGCATGTGCTGCTGGTGGGTTTCTTCGCCGGCCGTCACGACCCGTTGCGCCTGGCCGCCGTGCAGTTCGTCACCTGCGCGCTGATCAGCCTGCTGCTGGCCGTGCTGTTCGAGGAGATTCGCCTGGACGCGATCATCGCCGCCGGCCCGGCTATTCTCTACGGCGGCCTGTTCGGCGTGGCGATCGGTTTCACCCTGCAGGTGGTGGCGCAGAAGCATGCGATCGCCTCCCACGCGGCGATCATCCTCTCCCTGGAGGCGGTGTTCGCCGCCATCGCCGGCGCCCTGCTGCTCGGTGAATCCCTGGAGCTGCGTGGTTATTTCGGCTGCGCCCTGATGTTCGGCGGCATGCTGCTGGCCCAGCTCTGGCCGCGCCAGCTGCCGCCGCTGCCGGCGCTCACAGAAACGGCAGCAGGCGCTGATGCAGCGGATCCTGCGGATCGATCGCGCGCTGCCCTTTAGCCGCCAGGTAGTGCTGGCTGAACACATCCAGGTAGGCGCCCAGCGCCTCGCCGGCGCGCCGGTCGCCGGCCAGCTCGAGGCAGAGTGCGGCGACCTCGGCGGTGCACAGGTGCTCGCCGCGGGTAGAGCGGCGCAGGCGATAGCGCGACAACTGCTCCGGCTTGAAACTGAGCACCGGCAGGCTGTCTAGGTAAGGGCTCTTGCGAAACATCTTGCGCGCCTCGGTCCAGGTCGCATCGAGCAGCACGAACAGCGGCCGCTTGCCCGGCGCCACGTCGACCTCGCTGACCACCCGCTCGGGCGCGGCATACTCGCCGGGAAACACCAGGTAGGGCTGCCAGTGCGGCTCGGCCAGCAACGCCGGCAAGCCCGGGTCGACCTCGGTGCGCAGCCAGCCGAAGGCCGTGGTATCGGCCACCACGTCGGCGATCAGCCAGCCGGTGTTGCTCGGTTTGAGCGCCTCGACATCGTGCATCAGCAGGCACATGGCCGACTGCACCTCGACCCGCGGGCGCCAGCTGCACAGGCAATGACTGGGCACCAGCCGGCAACGCGGGCAGCGGATGGCGCGGGAACCGCGCGCGACAAAGGGCTTCACGCTGCGCGCAAGGCGGGCGGCACGCAATCGGGCAACGGCGTGACTCATGAACAGGGCGCCTTGCGGCAAGAGAAGGACGGCATACGGGACCCCGGATCGACAGGCGCGGCAGTCTAACAAAGCACGCGGCTCATCGGCGCCCTCGCATGACCGCAGGCGTAGTAGGCTGAACCTCTGCCGAACCCTGCCGGTCCAACGCACCAATCGCTTCCGGAGTTCTTCATGTTGCGCACCACCGCCCTGACCCTCGCCCTGTGCCTGCCCTTCTACGCCCAGGCCGCCTCGCTCAAGGACCACGAGCTGACCCGGATGCTGGAGCAGGTCGCCCGGCAGAGCAGCCAGGGCTCGCCGCGGGCCATCAACGCCGACATCCTCGACCGCGGCTACACCGTCGAGGGCAACGAGCTGATCAACCACCTCAGCGTACGGGCCGGCCACGCCGCACAGATGCGCGGCAATCCCGACACGGTAAGGGCGCAACTGGCCGATAGCGTGTGCGGCAATGCCGGCTACCGCCGCCTGCTGGCCCAGGGTGCGGTGCTGCGCTACCAGTTCAGCGAGTACCGGAGCAACCGCCCGGTGACCAGCGAGCGCTTCGCCAAGGCCGATTGCAACCTGCCGTGAGCGCAGCCTGGCACTCGCCGCCGGCCATCGCGCGAATGAGCGGCAGGTGCCCGAGCGCCAGCCCGACTAGTCTTTAGACCCCACAGGCACACCTCGAGTAGCGCAGCGGAAGGCGGCACACCCCTTGCGCCATGGCGCCTTTGCGCCGGCCGATCCGGGCTCGCGCTGATCTGGATCAAATCCCGCGGCCCCGCCCCGGCGCAACCTGTGACCGTGCCCCTCCGGCACGCCCAAGGAGTACTCCCATGGCGCTACTCAATTTCTTCGGGGCCGTTCGCCAGGTCACCGGTTCCTGCTACCTGATCGAGAGCCGCGATGGCGCGCG encodes:
- a CDS encoding tRNA-uridine aminocarboxypropyltransferase; amino-acid sequence: MSHAVARLRAARLARSVKPFVARGSRAIRCPRCRLVPSHCLCSWRPRVEVQSAMCLLMHDVEALKPSNTGWLIADVVADTTAFGWLRTEVDPGLPALLAEPHWQPYLVFPGEYAAPERVVSEVDVAPGKRPLFVLLDATWTEARKMFRKSPYLDSLPVLSFKPEQLSRYRLRRSTRGEHLCTAEVAALCLELAGDRRAGEALGAYLDVFSQHYLAAKGQRAIDPQDPLHQRLLPFL
- a CDS encoding DMT family transporter; translation: MRKEALRADLLMLLTAMIWGSAFVAQRLGMDSIGPFLYSGLRFALAALILLPLLPILQRRSADAPVPPVNRQLLLGGGLMGLALALGINLQQVGLLFTSVTNSGFITGLYVIIVPLLGLLIGHKTGLGIWLGACLAVVGMFLLSVGEGFQVASGDWLQLAGACVWGVHVLLVGFFAGRHDPLRLAAVQFVTCALISLLLAVLFEEIRLDAIIAAGPAILYGGLFGVAIGFTLQVVAQKHAIASHAAIILSLEAVFAAIAGALLLGESLELRGYFGCALMFGGMLLAQLWPRQLPPLPALTETAAGADAADPADRSRAAL
- a CDS encoding quorum-sensing-regulated virulence factor family protein; its protein translation is MLRTTALTLALCLPFYAQAASLKDHELTRMLEQVARQSSQGSPRAINADILDRGYTVEGNELINHLSVRAGHAAQMRGNPDTVRAQLADSVCGNAGYRRLLAQGAVLRYQFSEYRSNRPVTSERFAKADCNLP